From one Nycticebus coucang isolate mNycCou1 chromosome 14, mNycCou1.pri, whole genome shotgun sequence genomic stretch:
- the LOC128564895 gene encoding 60S ribosomal protein L17-like produces MVRYSLDPENPTKSCKSRGSNLRVHFKNTRETAQAIKGMHIRKATKYLKDVTLKKQCVPFPRYNGGVGRCAQAKQWGWTQDQWPKKSAEFLLHMLKNAESNAELKGLDVLDVDSLVIEHIQVNKAPKMHRRTYRAHSRINPSMSSPCHTEMILTEKEQIVLKLEEEVAKKKKISQKKLKKQKLMARE; encoded by the coding sequence atggttcgctattcacttgacccagaaaaccccacaaagtcatgcaagtcaagaggctcaaatcttcgtgttcactttaagaacacacgtgaaactgcccaggccatcaagggtatgcatatacgaaaagccaccaagtatctgaaggatgtcaccttaaagaaacaatgtgtaccattCCCACGTTacaatggtggagttggtaggtgtgcccaggccaaacagtggggctggacacaggatcagtggcccaaaaagagtgctgaatttttgctgcatatgcttaaaaatgcagagagtaatgctgaacttaagggtttagatgtattagatgtagattctctggtcattgagcatatccaagtgaacaaagcacccaagatgcaTCGCCGAACTTACAGAGCTCATAGTCGCATTAACCCATCcatgagctccccctgccacactgagatgatccttactgaaaaggaacagattgttctcaaactagaagaggaggtagcaaagaagaaaaagatatcccagaagaaactgaagaaacaaaaacttatggcacgggaatag